Part of the Mytilus galloprovincialis chromosome 14, xbMytGall1.hap1.1, whole genome shotgun sequence genome is shown below.
ttgttttattaattgaATGTTTTGAACTTTTACAGTTAAGAAAATCTACCCTGATGGACATATCCTCTGTAAAATATGTGGTGACAAAGCTTCCGGTTTCCATTATGGAGTCTTTTCTTGTGAAGGATGCaaggtaattatatatatatataaattaaagacAGTTAATTTTAAAAGACACTAGCCTAGTACGGCCACTTTAGTTATTTAAGATCATTGGAAATGTTTGAGATAAAGTGTCAACCACTAACAAATTTCATGTCCCTTCCCCAGAATATCTGATAGTAATCCCCTTCAGTACTAAATGGCAGGAATGTATATCTAAGTATGCAAGAAGTTATCTACTGAAAACATACAGGTACCAGTACCataaaaacgtttaatcccgcagCCATTGTTTGCTactgtcctaagttaggaatctgatgttcagtggttgtcgtctgtttatttggttcataagtgtttatcattttttatatagattagaccgtttgtttcccgtttgaatggttttcactagtaattttgggattctttatagcttgctgtttggtgtgagctcaggctctgtgttgaagaccgtaccttgacctataatgttttacttttataaattgtgagttagatggagagttgtctcattggcactcataccacattttcctatatctatatactttGTGCACACCACCTATCACTTATGGTTTGTACCAATACATTGAATTTACACAAGCCTATTGCTAGCCTtctgttggtattttttttattttttttttacattttatagctGTATATGCTATCTTTTTATAGGGGTTCTTCAGGAGGACAGTCCGCCAAAAATTGACGTATAAACCATGTGCTAATGGCGATAAGAAAGGATGTCTTATCATGAGGATTAGCCGAAACCGATGTCAGTACTGTCGTATGAAGAAATGTTTGGATACAGGAATGTCACACGAAGGTAGGCGGTTGGTTTATATAATTAGGTTATTTGACGAATCCCATTGGCTGACAGGGCGTAGACAAATTGTCAATAAGGACTGAACGCAACTGGAAGTAAAACTTATGACAGAGAGGGGCGTCTCCTTGATTGTGCCGTTCGGGATGAATAAATACATAGCCACGTTCGTTCGGAAAAGTGATGTTCCTTATACGTTAAGGAACATTTGAGATCCGTATGTCTTCTGATGAAAGTTAAAAATTCTGTGCTTCTCttacaaattcatatttttaattgCCTATTTAAATTAACATCTTTTATTCCAATCAACACACTTTAGAGAACGTTAATCACCATAAAGTTTACTGAAAATGTGTTCTCCTCCTGAATATTAATGAAATTCTTGTCACTGAACGTAAATAGAACACCAATTGATCAATGAATCACGTCATTTTAtcaaatatacttaaaaatacacaaccaatttataaaataattgttttctgttGCAGTTAGCGCCAACTTCAAAGCCAACTGTGTATTtaattttagctttttttctttctttacgAATTCGTCTTCAAAGTCTTAAAAAGCTCTGTATAGTAATTACTATTATCTCATATAACTCCATGGTATAAAATGGTAAGCAAATAACAATCAACTCATTCTATTATTTGCGAATTCGTCCTCAAGGTCTTTTATAGCTCTCTGTATAGTAACATTATTACATTTTACCAATGGTATAAACTGGTAAGCAAATAACAATCAATTTATCCttgtatttttattatctagCTGTTAGATTGGGAAGATGTCCAAAGAAAGATAAGCCGTCcagatttaatttatttaaaatttcatcaaacGAGAATCATGATCGAATTGATATCGACAAGCAGATAAAGACAGAagaattgattttaaaaattcatgATAGTTTTATGGCAGCGAATAAAGAATTTCATGCATTGACGTGTCGTTACCAGCAGTCAAAGGTTAGCATACGCAAGTTTTGTTCCTCTGAAATATGGATTTAAATACAGTTtgcttcattaaaaagaatggccaacgtagatacaagtatcttgtcttagggagagataaatcctactttgtaaaggatcactctgattcaaacaaaaaaaatttctgaaactgatattatcaagatgattgatttcttgattgacaacatatttgttacgttcggaggacgtgtttttcaacagactgtcggcattccaatgggaacaaactgtgcccctctacttgccgacttgtttctttattattatgaggctaacttcatgcaggaacttcttaggaagaaagataagaagttagcaatatcctttaactctactttccgctatatagatgatgttctttcactaaataattcaaaatttggtgactatgtggaacgcatttatcccatcgagctagagataaaggatactacagatacagttaagtcggcctcatatcttgacttacatctagaaattgacaatgagggtcggttgaaaacaaaactttacgacaaaagagagatgatttcagctttccaattgtgaactttccatttctaagtagcaacattccagcagcacctgcatacggggtatacaaatcccaattgatacgacattcccgtgcttgcatttcctatcatgattttcttgatagagggttgctgctcacaatgaagctattaaaccaagagttccaaatgatgaagttgaaatcatcctttcgtaaattttacggacgctatcacgagttggttgaccgttatggaataaccgtttcacaaatgatatcggatatgttccttacgtcgtaactacaatccccttcccgttcatgaatgtgacctacctagactatttaccggatttgttatcacataagcaacacgtgtggagcaggatctgcttacccttccggagcacctgagatcacccctagttttttggtggggttcgtgttgtttattctttagttttcaatgtggtgtcatgtgtgctgttgtttgtttgtctttttcatttttagccatggcgttgtcagtttgtcttagatttatgagtttgactgtccctttggtatctttcgtccctcttttaatacaATAAGTTGGTTGTTTTCATCAACgattgatataaatattaaacatacGAAAAAGGTgttaacaatattttatatatagcTATCTAAGGGAGCTACTATTTGATTTAAAGGGGGGAAGGGggctaagattttttttttataaaaggcaGTGAGTTTTGAGTAAAAGAAAAGGCAAGATGagacactttgccaaaaaaaaaaaggcaggatgacaatttttgtaaaaaaaaaaaagtgaggaTCAACTAATAAAAAAGGGAGGACAGAATTTACAGCAAAAAAAGGAAGGGCAACAATTTTTATCTTAGCTTCCCTATAagaatcaaatggtagctccataATCGAATATTACCGGTTATGTTACGTATTTTTGTCatacatcatgtatatacatgtactgagAACTGTCACAAAATCTCACGTCTGATTCaatctgcaataaaaaaaaatgaaaaacaaagggCGAAGAGAattcttttgtatattttgttgttgttattaaatTCTTGTCGTTTGCCTTACATCTCTTTCATTaaagtaaatgtacatgtatttaatagtaattgtttatatttttttacctgtTTTAAGGTTCTGGAGGTCAAATGCGAGAACGATACAAAGATTCTGTGTTCTAGATACTTGCCAGCCATTGTTCACTTCACAACGTTATTTGCGCGAGATTTGACTCAATTCAAAAAAATAGATGTGCATAGTCAGCGAAATCTTGTGAAACAGAGTTTATTGGAAATCGCTGTCATTCATTCACTATATTGGAACGATGAAACCACTTTCGGTAAAATATTGGACCGTTTTGGATATATCGTTGATATTCTGAATTGTGAACAGTATGGTATTTTTGGTCAATTTCTACTAGATATGTTCTACTcagttcaaaagttaaaaaagttGGAATTGACTGACGTTGAATTGTCTGTGATGGCTGCCATGGTGTTGTTTTCACCAGGTAAGTTATAGAGATCAAGCAAAGATAGATATTCAGATAACTTCAATGTAATAAGacataattttaaaatgactCTTCGATATTGTGCGCTCAATATAACATTAACTAGTATGTTACAAGGCATGAAGGCCTTAATCGTCAATGTAtgacttttataaatataaaataagtttgcACATTTGCTCTTTGGGAACATTAAAATGCTAAATTGCGACTTGTACGCTATTGCAGATTTTCCAGACAATCAATTCCTGTttaacccattttttttttttgtacttgtatttttatttcaatacactCAAAGAGCATTGTAGTTTTCGGTGATATCGAAATATAATAATGTAATAAACTCTACCAAACCAAGTTTAAACCGAACAAGAACCTAAGCAACACTCGAATGAGGCAGCCAGTATAACTAATTTATTGGTTTTCAAGcattttcaaattcaattgaaGCATTTTCTATTGTTATGACAAATTTGACAAACACAAGTCGTCTAGGTCAGAACTTTTCCGTTTAAAAAAGAGTCAAGTCAGGTTGGAAGTGCTCAGTACAACAATAATTTTGAAGACTTTTTCAAGACTCCCCGAGTATACTTATTATTAGTTATACGTTTCAACAAACCCGCCTCCTCAACTTTGATAGTTTGCGGTGTGTTATATATATCTAGTCAAGAATCTGACAGTTGTTTTCCCTCCGTTCGGTTAGTTGATATAGTTGGGCGTTAAGTTGTTTCGTGTTTGAATTTCCCCTTTAGGAATTAACCTTGGAATTCGgtatcattataaaaaagaaaatggctgcaaatgagacaactcttataGGATCCTGAATAGGAAAGGCACATACAATCAGAATATTACCGGGTTAAACATATAAGCGGGATTCCAACCATCCCtagcctgggacagtggtgtaacagtacaaaataagtacaaatatcaaaatcagttaaaaatgtCCAAAGTtgtcagatggataaaaatagatatacatctaacaaaaacacaaagtggaCGTGACTGGGTACTTGACGTACATTCTCACAACATtaacactaagtacagatctaagagtactcgaAGTTATTGGCAGCTAGTTTTAAGActtgttattatatattttgcaataattgttttatatactttttttttgtagatcGACCTGGACTGGATATTTATAAGAACACATTCCTACTGGAACAAATGGAAGATATTCTGTGTCTTGCGTTAAAAAGTCAATTTGCTCAAAACCATGATAACTGTGAACaactttttacaaaaattgttgaAGTTTTAATAAACTTACGGACTATATCTGGGGTGTATTTAGAAATTATTCTCAACTCACAAATAGACATTGTCGACGTGTCATAAACTAAGCGCAAGAATCAGTTTATCATTTACGAATGTAGAGATTAAATATTTCCGAATGTCAGAATgcacaaaacaatttaaacttccGGTAGTATATATGAacaattcatttatatttcattgtttttgcGTATTTTATTCAGTTATTTATCGAGACACTACACTTACGATAATACGGAAGTTCCGAGATAGTTTCTCCGGGTCCGATCTCATTTTATATACAAAAGTCACATGCTTACTTCAAAAATTTATCTTTCGATGAGACAGACGAAGCAAATGCCAAGGAAATGTCATGCTGTACAAATGTGTATCCACCTATTGAAACGAGCGCAGGACATTTTAGCGAAAAATTTTGAACTACTAGCGGACATTTGAGCGCCGACATAAGAGCCCAGTTTGTCGCCGGATAAATCCGTTCAACTGTATAttcgatagcccattttagcgaaaacttaCCTGGTTGAATAATACTTACTAAGCTTTGGGCGGAAGTTCAGAGTAATTCAAAGCGAACAAATAAGAGTTCAGAGTCGTTCGTTGCCCATTATAATGAGCAATGTTATATAGTTGTCACTCAGAAATTTCCgtttttcttgatactattatcaaattgcaaacaacaaatataaaatacgAAGTATAGACGAATGTGCACCAAAATCTATACAAGATAATGTAAAGAGAAGGAACAGATCCTAATGTAATTCAACCGTATTGCACATGGGGTTTGTCCAGAGCCCATTACGTACGTTCTCTAGGAAATAAATTCCAGGCTAGAACgaacttttaacatttgattaaatattttagACATTTAGTGCTGTATTGTAATGGACatcatatgttttatattgtgctgtcttgggtctttaaagtgttttttatttataatatattataatgggttaaaaatattttgctaaAATGGGCATTGACAATTTcaattttcgctaaaatgggttaAAAATCAGGCGCTAAATGTCCTCCGTGATTGAAACCGCCACTTTCTCGGAATTCTTATATGATCGTTGAAGTTTGCTCATGATATCAGATTATATGCTTTTATATATGTTTGATGCTTATCAAGTTAAATTATATGATCAtatgaaattattattattttatagtgTTTTACAAACCTGTATATATTGCTATGTTTAATATGAACAATTATGATAGTATGTGTATGCCCAAATGACGAGGGCCTCAAAATGTTGTTACCTATAGACataaataaattgattaaaatgtgTCATATGATTTGTGTTTAAAAGGCATTAATTCGTCCCTTTTTTACACTTACACGgcggtgcaacatgtggagcaagatcggTTAACCACTTTACAACACTTGATATcattatgagatctcaaccctcctcctatacattttgtaactatacccaatgtagaaaagtaaacgcataacaatacgcacattaaaattcagttcaagagaagcccgagtctgatgtcagaagatgtaaccaaagaaaataaacaaaatgacaatgatacataaataacaacagactactaggagttaactgacatgccagctccagacttcaattaaactgattgatagataatgtcttcatcatatcgttaggggtttagtatcataccatcataacatttatgagaagaacataacccgtgtcatgcaagACTACATCATTGGCAAGTGCATATTTATGGGTCCCCCCTTTATTAACATTGACAGCACCGTTTAAATCTTTGGTTCGATACGTTAATTTTGTATCAATAGTCGTATGTTTTCGTTTATTCGAATGACTACATTTGGTCATAGATTGTAAACCTCCAAACAGTTGAGGCAAACAACTTGTTAGCGGTCAACACCTCCTATTAACATATTTCCTAAAAGGCATTTTTATAGCTGACCACAGCATGGGCTTTGtaaattgttgaaggccgtacgtcgACATatagttgtattttttttatttcaattggtctcttgtgaaaaggcgtgtcataagcaatcataccacaccttccttttttaaattatacaaattGAAATAAGAGATGTCAGTTATTATAATTTATGTGCTtcgaaatgaaatgaaaaattaatttaacTTCATTTGTATAGCCCTAAACGGTTTTATTTGTGGGCCTTTCTttataatttggaaaaaaacgaAAACTCCGCAGACGACATTATTCAGTCCaaacttttttaattcaattgacaaatgaaaaaattgaaCACTGCTAGAAAATTTACAGAATTGGACACATAGCAGCAACAATGCTACAACATGAAAACATCTTTTGAACAATGAAATATATCTTCAGATTGGCATTctattgtatatacattgtagctaCATTTATATGCTGTGTAGAAATGTGGTTATGAAGAGCTACATTGAATTGAAAGGGTTAAGAGCTTGTGTATCATACAAATATCATACCAAAATAGCAGCATAGTCAACATCATTATGGTTTGTCTTTTCCTAATTGATTTACGAGATTTAAACATCGCCTTGATTCAATATGATTGTGATTTCGCGTTGTTTTGCATACCAAtaagaatactgtaaattcagaatttcgctgcttcagaatctaatgcattctagGTAATATATTcgaaagcgtacaccaaaacgttgtgattagTTAAAAAGTTCTAAACAATTgcaattcaaccaatgacgtaacgttatttatattttggtgtacgaacaatgagattacccggcttctgaaaaggcgaattaaagtgaggtttttattatttcaaaaaatgctacagagttgtaaacgcaataattagaACTCGCATTgtgaaatatttcatataaatgaaactggtttttttttctaaaaaaatattaataaaaattaagatCGCATATAAGTATAAAATGACATACTGACGCAATatacacgcaataatttctgaatttacagtacccaAACTCATCCACTTTGCTTAAGGGAGTTGTACTTATGTTCTAAACTGATGAACAAagaattgaaaaacaaatgtattttatatattatgtctGTATCGAAGGCAagggcagatccagaaatttggaaaggggtgggggtgggggtgtgGGTGGGGATGTAAagttcgccgagcggagcgattcgaacaatttgttttaccttttttttggctaaaaatagaataaaaacataGTAAAAAATGTACATGGAATATTATCGTTTGTTGTGTTTTTAGTTAGTATAACCTCACACATTTCTTGTCGTAAACCAGATATACACCGGGCTATTCATTGAAATTTACAATAGAACCGACACGAAAAAACTAAACAAGTAATTtctatccaaatgtttggttgaaatgttCCACCCAAAAATGGAAGCGAGTGGTTATCAATTAACCAAAGGCATCGAATTTATAATGACGTCGACAAATGGAGACCTAAAGGCAACACCAAGCAGGCAGGTGGCAGTCGGgccttgaaaaaagtatttaaaatatcAGTTCgccgaaacagacattccggtcagataTGGGATTTAAACTCAAACCCCCAGCTCCAAAAACATTACgcccgtttttattcatcatgttcatttaatgctaaataattctgttttCGATCATGAAACGGCCAGAATTTTGTTTAAGGTAAAAATAAGGGTTcgaatttttttctctcaaatatctcagactgccccctcaaatcaaatggtcGGTACCTTATACTGTAAATATTTCTAGAgcttactgactggggatcattattcagctatgttattaatGATCTGGGGCGTTTTGGGTAAACATGTTTTCGTACGTAAACTATTGCAGTGGGAATTCTTTTTCTTGAAAGTGTAATAGAGTATTACTTTGATTCTGTTTTgtggaattgtgaaatagaagtcaatacgttcttgctcaatcctttgTCACTTTGAAGGTGTCATGCTTGTCATCCTCAGCCTATACGCCTCCCTCTGGAAGGAGGAGATATATCACCAAACAGGGACTTACAGATAGCCAAGTCTATCTTAGCATAAACAATAGAAGATGGGATACGGTTGCCAATGGAACAACTCTTCACAATAATCCAAAGGACAGACataaacaaatgtaaataatTAAGTATTGTTTTTGTTGACAATGTGTGTGCTGTTACGCCTGACAAAATAAAGACATATTGTTTCACCTCCCAGAGCGAAATGATCAAACTTGATATCATTATAACCTATATCTaaactgggactattatactaacgttaGAATGATAGTCCCTAATCTAAAACGAAAATAACAACGATGACTTTCTGAAAGAAATTTAATAGGGTAATTATTCCCTTTTATACTTTATGTATTCAGATCTCGATTCGGCATACATATAAACGTTTCTGAAAATAAATCGTTTCATATCTCAAGGCGAATTAATGATTTAAAAGGTGAAGTTttaaagtgatttaattttatcaCATTCAGAAGCTATTCTCTGTTAATCATAATACATTAAGAagtaatatacaatgtatgtatattaTACCGTCcctggatggtgtaaacttcccccCTAGTATCAAACACCATTATGTGTAACAATATTAACCATACCATTACACCATATAcgttccttttttttaattcaagtcaagttacagtaaatgggctatgtcacagatttcagtaaaatttGACATACAACTTTTGCACGATGAACTACAATAGCTGGaaatcgaaaaaataatgcatttatctaatttatcaattgaaatattcacgattgatattttttaaaatgggtgaacatttgtatagaaagcacacaAAAGTAACTAATAACCTTCtaaaatttctgttttaatgGTGCAAAATAAAGATAGGGTCATCGACTTCGTTTTTACGATATACAGCATTCACAGTCGTGTTCTTTGAGAAAAATCCAACAAAACGTCGAAATAATCGTAACGTCATCGCGTTACAGGCCGTAAAACgttgattgttttatgtttttcacTAACGACATGGTTACAAATTGATTATTAGACAAAAAAACGTAGTCGGTGACCATATGATTATTTTctatcattaaataaaaaaaaattatgtgtcaacaacatacatgtatagttttttaagaaaaaatctatggagtagaaTTAGAGATTTGATGTTTTTAAGCCAAGTTTTCGCAGATTtcatgtgctttctatacaaatattcactCATATTGAAAGAAACCAATCTGTAATATTTCAGTATtaaaagagataaatgcattattttttcgattttcactTGTAGTTCAGTGAGTCACGATTATATGGAAATTTTAGATCTTTGACCttaaacattttaacatttaatgaagtttcattttaaaaaagcgTGCGacttcaatttttatttatttatttaaaaaaaaaacgaattttcatcacaatattgtaaactaaataaatgtatcaaattaaaaatcaactcatataaatatttttccCAGTTTTGTGATTTCGTACACCATTTACTCACGCCATCCCCGACATTGAGCTTATGTGTACTTAGAATAGGTATAtgctttaaggatgtacttaggtgaggttttgaaaattggtgtcaaatgttcggactccttggtattTTTCATCAATACAGGGTAAactattttgccccataacacccatttttctttgtataaaagacttcaatagctcataaaagtttattttccaaaatttaggcaatttcttaatttttgttctttcgatttgagacccaaataatagcaatgcaaatgtaaggtaaaagtcctagtcagccttttcccgcttaaaaaaaacaaactcaaatatctcgaaaaggaggtccatgacctatcaatactTTGAGCTTATTTTGTTCCATTACTGGTGCTCTTTCAAAAAGTagtatcaattttgatttcttgattttttagaTTTCACCTAAGAAAATCCTTAAATCATATCAGTATCGAACCCTTCACTACTGGGGATGCTAGTTATACACCCGGGAAGTAGCAGTCAATAAACAAAGGCAAAAACCCAATTGTATGTAAATGACGATACCACGTAACGAATAATTTCTTCTGAAAACCTTTTCTTGATGTACTCTCTAAATAAACGAACAGAAGCCAAACTAAACGTTATGAAAAAAAaccagtgaaacctgtttaaatcAAACATCTATTCGGGTCTttagattttgttcggttttacCAGGTTCACATCgcacataatttgatatgacggtgcttaagAACACGTTTGGTTTATATAAGTTTCCGGTTTAtacaggattcggtttagtcaggtttcactgtacttgtAAAAGTTATGATCTATATCGCAAATgtgtcaaataataaaatcaatgtcTTTGCTTTCTGAacgattgtaaaataaaataagaatgttTCGATATGTAGTTGATAACACTATAGGTCATTACACCTAATGATAGCATCTTCCGCAAACAAATATAAATCAGTtaacattttaaatgataaaagcGCTTGTTATTATAGAATGATCTAGAATgaccataaataaataaaacgacTTTAACTTtatgaattgaattgaatatgtttatttttaaatattcaaatcgatttgacatacatttataattcataaaacgaaattgttttatattttatagcgTCTACATGATTAAGAATTAGGAATTACGTTAAGTCGATCCGTCTTGGATTTGATATTTAAAAGTGATTTTTAAACACAAATGATTGGATACTCAAGAACTTTTAGTACCAGTTTCGATCATTTAACAACATGCAGTCgacaacaaataaaaacaaactaaaaacaactttattaaaaaaaatccgaagTAATATACAATTCAAATTAATCAAATATCATTTCGTGAATTATACATGTACCAATGGCATTTGAATATCTGACTATATTGGAGCGACAATTATGGTCATGTCTCGTTCATCAATTTGAGACACATtatatcaatatttcaatttaaaagatGATCTTATTATTAATTGATAGCGCAATGTGATTACTATAAGAATGAATGAAACATATTACTTCAGCAGATTTTGCTCCGCTTGATTTACAtatcgtgttgctcatgtcagTACAAACCCGGGAAGCAAAGACGGGATTGTAGTTGCGACATTTAGAACACATCTTTATTCATCTATGAAACGAATTTCCCATAACGGTTTACCAACTCCTGATGGCGTCATTAAAATCTACGGAGGAATGATTGTTTCAATTTGGAACCCTTAGTTTAAAAGCTTCAATgggagcagcaaccctctatcaagaaaatcatgatagggaatacaagccctggaatatcgacTGGGAGAATAcctaagaaataaaaataaaatagctgagagggtgataggaCAGAGTAATACCCTCAGAAAACTGTCAACCGAGTTGGAGGACTACTTGTGTATTTAATTCATGTGTATCATTCAGTCTATTATCACATATATCCGAAGCAGGAAATTTAGTTTAGTTCAGAAAAGTTTAGAACTGTCTATATATTGCAGTAGCTGCGATTTACCGGTAGACATCAACATTGaactgattttgtaaaaaaaataataccggATTAGTTTCGGGCTGATTGAACTTGACTGAACGTCTTTATTGTAAGATTTTAAGTTAATATTCTGAATAAAATTGGTTTCCTAACACAGTAATccaaatgtaaaaaatgaaagtaatAAAGTATGTGTCGTTACATCTGATGGAAAAGAACGTGAAATATACAACAGTCATGACCTGAAAGGTGCTACTGGTGTAGCCGTAGATGACCGTGGGGATTTGTATGTAGCAGGACGTTTATCAAACAACATGCATAGAATATCTAATGACGGACAGAAACACGAAATTGTCTTGACAGCAGACAATGGTATCAATATACCGACTGGTTTATCTTATAATAATGAAACAAGAGAACTATTGGTCTTTAACGAC
Proteins encoded:
- the LOC143058221 gene encoding peroxisome proliferator-activated receptor gamma-like isoform X2: MTENEGLVVQKLLEGSHINADVDGEIANAHVGGEIANAANTDVKGSCTDEEKTSDLNKDFKVKDSMHAQQQVLDTGIKSLTFNSEVINDCSKATRDNANINNWKGFQDGDRSEKNIENTDSCESDTTSLCGSTSGKSIGSSNLNLTDSEKDDIIMISADDTLNRTGSLTGKDNESKTFPSRPSKNAKRVKKIYPDGHILCKICGDKASGFHYGVFSCEGCKGFFRRTVRQKLTYKPCANGDKKGCLIMRISRNRCQYCRMKKCLDTGMSHEAVRLGRCPKKDKPSRFNLFKISSNENHDRIDIDKQIKTEELILKIHDSFMAANKEFHALTCRYQQSKVLEVKCENDTKILCSRYLPAIVHFTTLFARDLTQFKKIDVHSQRNLVKQSLLEIAVIHSLYWNDETTFGKILDRFGYIVDILNCEQYGIFGQFLLDMFYSVQKLKKLELTDVELSVMAAMVLFSPDRPGLDIYKNTFLLEQMEDILCLALKSQFAQNHDNCEQLFTKIVEVLINLRTISGVYLEIILNSQIDIVDVS
- the LOC143058221 gene encoding peroxisome proliferator-activated receptor gamma-like isoform X1, yielding MTENEGLVVQKLLEGSHINADVDGEIANAHVGGEIANAANTDVKGSCTDEEKTSDLNKDFKVKDSMHAQQQVLDTGIKSLTFNSEVINDCSKATRDNANINNWKGFQDGDRSEKNIENTDSCESDTTSLCGSTSGKSIGSSNLNLTDSEKDDIIMISADDTLNRTGSLTGKDNESKTFPSRPSKNAKRVKKIYPDGHILCKICGDKASGFHYGVFSCEGCKGFFRRTVRQKLTYKPCANGDKKGCLIMRISRNRCQYCRMKKCLDTGMSHEAVRLGRCPKKDKPSRFNLFKISSNENHDRIDIDKQIKTEELILKIHDSFMAANKEFHALTCRYQQSKVLEVKCENDTKILCSRYLPAIVHFTTLFARDLTQFKKIDVHSQRNLVKQSLLEIAVIHSLYWNDETTFGKILDRFGYIVDILNCEQYGIFGQFLLDMFYSVQKLKKLELTDVELSVMAAMVLFSPDRPGLDIYKNTFLLEQMEDILCLALKSQFAQNHDNCEQLFTKIVEVLINLRTISGVYLEIILNSQIDIVDVS